Sequence from the Natronomonas marina genome:
CGACCACCTGGGGGGACTGCCGCCGGATGGTCGACGCCTGCGAGACGGCCGGCGTCCAGTTGACCATCGACCACCAGCGCCGCTTCGCCGAACCGGTCCGGCGGGCGAAGGAACTGCTCGCGGAGGGTGCCATCGGCGACCTCCGCCGGATCGAGTGGTCGGAGGTGAACCTCTTCGACGCCGGCACCCACTGTTTCGACCTCTGTGACTTCCTCACCGACGGTGAGCGGGTCGAGTGGGTGCTGGCCGGCGTCGACCTGGCCCACGAGAACCGCTGGTTCGGCACGCTCAACGAGACCCGCGCCGTCGCGCAGTGGCGCTACGCCGACGGGACCGTCGGCTTCGCCTCGACCGCCGAGGACGGCGAGACGCTCGTCGACGCCTACCTCCGGCTCGTCGGCACCGACGGCGAGATCGAGATCCAGCCCGACGACGGCCCGCCGCTGCGGATGCGGACCGGCGGCGGCTGGCGTGCCGTCGACACGCACAACGAGACGGTGTTCAGCCCCGGCAGCAGCCGTCTCGACATCGTCGCCCGGAAGCTGACCAGCGTCCTCGGGGTCGGCGGCGACCGCTTTGCGCCCCCGCCGACCCACTACGAGCGCGCCATCGATCACCTCGTGGAGACGCTGGACGCCGGCGAGGAGCCGCTCGTCTCGGGCCGGCGGGTCCTCCGCGGGACCGAACTCGCCTTCGCAAGCTGGGAGTCCAGCCGTCGGCGCGGGCGCGTCCACCTGCCGCTGGAGATCGACGGCAACCCGCTGGAGGCGATGTACGAGGCCGGCGAACTGGCCGCCGGAGAGCGGCCACCGGTCGCGGAATCGTCCGCCGAGTAGTGTCCGCGTCCGCGACAATCACGTCGTAGAGAACGTAAGCCGGGCATAATACTTATTCTCCCCTCCCCCGCAGTACCGCTCGCATGGCACACAGGCTGAGGCGGGAGCGTGACTCCGAGAGAGCCACGACCCCGGACCACGAAGACGACGCGGCCCGCACAGTGCTCG
This genomic interval carries:
- a CDS encoding Gfo/Idh/MocA family protein, with product MTYRVAVIGTGPDPEERSREGYAMAYRHADGYRRLESCALVACADIVPENAEAFADRFDVDGVYEDHETMLEAAEPDIVSVCVPPAAHADLVVDCASAPSVEAVHCEKPMATTWGDCRRMVDACETAGVQLTIDHQRRFAEPVRRAKELLAEGAIGDLRRIEWSEVNLFDAGTHCFDLCDFLTDGERVEWVLAGVDLAHENRWFGTLNETRAVAQWRYADGTVGFASTAEDGETLVDAYLRLVGTDGEIEIQPDDGPPLRMRTGGGWRAVDTHNETVFSPGSSRLDIVARKLTSVLGVGGDRFAPPPTHYERAIDHLVETLDAGEEPLVSGRRVLRGTELAFASWESSRRRGRVHLPLEIDGNPLEAMYEAGELAAGERPPVAESSAE